One region of Jonesiaceae bacterium BS-20 genomic DNA includes:
- a CDS encoding extracellular solute-binding protein, producing the protein MRHNKAGLLTRSIGLAAVGVLALSACSGGGTPEKAPEKETGTPTESAAPQEPVNISYMHRLPDGDGMTKISELADQWNKENPNIQVTATKFDGASAEMLKKLETDINANVGTCLAQLGYAEVPEMFAKGLAVDVSEFADQYKSNFEGTSELMRVGDAVVGLPQDTGPLVYYYNKAEFEALGLTVPTTTDEFIEQAKKSAEAGKYIVAFQPDEVPNWLSGQAAAAGSSWYNPVNDEWVVTVTDEGSERAAAFWQELLDSKATAVHERWGESFGKALNDGEVIGTIGAAWEAPLLADNMAGTANEGQWAVAQLPDFGAGALTGPDGGSGVAVLKGCEFPEQAMEFNNWLNTQVDALATQGLVVATSVGVPSTPEAISAFYGGQDVLAELGEANKRLSPNFSYMPYFSTIHDPMKKAASAAADGTGKVAEIFTAAQEQSIKSLKDAGLPVAE; encoded by the coding sequence ATGCGTCACAACAAAGCTGGTCTGTTGACTCGATCAATCGGCCTTGCCGCTGTGGGTGTCCTGGCACTGAGTGCATGCTCCGGCGGAGGAACTCCGGAAAAGGCTCCAGAGAAGGAGACTGGAACCCCAACTGAGTCGGCCGCCCCACAAGAACCGGTCAACATCAGCTACATGCACCGTCTGCCCGACGGTGATGGCATGACCAAGATCTCCGAGCTAGCCGACCAATGGAACAAGGAAAACCCAAACATCCAGGTCACCGCCACGAAGTTCGATGGGGCTTCCGCTGAAATGCTGAAGAAGCTTGAGACGGATATCAACGCAAACGTTGGTACCTGCCTCGCACAGCTTGGTTACGCTGAGGTTCCTGAGATGTTCGCAAAGGGCCTCGCGGTTGATGTCTCCGAGTTCGCTGACCAGTACAAGTCAAACTTTGAAGGCACCTCTGAGTTGATGCGGGTGGGTGACGCGGTTGTTGGGCTGCCACAGGACACCGGGCCACTCGTTTACTACTACAACAAGGCCGAGTTCGAGGCTCTGGGCTTGACGGTCCCGACCACCACGGACGAGTTTATCGAACAGGCAAAGAAGTCCGCTGAAGCAGGCAAGTACATCGTTGCTTTCCAGCCGGATGAAGTACCAAACTGGCTCTCCGGACAGGCCGCAGCTGCTGGATCCTCTTGGTACAACCCGGTCAATGACGAGTGGGTAGTGACCGTCACGGACGAAGGCTCCGAACGTGCCGCCGCATTCTGGCAGGAGCTTCTTGACTCCAAGGCGACCGCCGTACACGAGCGCTGGGGCGAGTCCTTTGGTAAGGCCCTCAACGACGGTGAGGTCATCGGAACGATCGGTGCCGCTTGGGAAGCTCCACTCCTAGCTGACAACATGGCGGGAACCGCAAACGAAGGTCAGTGGGCTGTAGCTCAGCTGCCAGACTTTGGTGCCGGTGCGCTGACCGGTCCTGACGGTGGCTCCGGAGTTGCTGTACTGAAGGGTTGTGAATTCCCAGAACAGGCAATGGAGTTCAACAACTGGCTGAACACCCAGGTTGATGCGCTTGCAACACAGGGTCTCGTAGTAGCTACGAGCGTTGGCGTCCCATCGACCCCCGAGGCAATTTCTGCCTTCTACGGTGGTCAGGATGTTCTTGCGGAGCTTGGTGAAGCAAACAAGCGTCTCTCGCCTAACTTCAGCTACATGCCTTACTTCTCCACCATCCACGACCCAATGAAGAAGGCTGCCTCTGCCGCAGCTGACGGAACCGGTAAGGTTGCAGAAATTTTCACAGCAGCTCAGGAACAGTCGATCAAGTCCCTCAAGGACGCTGGTCTTCCAGTAGCTGAGTAA
- a CDS encoding beta-galactosidase, whose product MSKQTVALSKNPLRLNAPAYGGDYNPEQWDAQTFERDLELMLESGVNMVSIGIFSWARLEPVEGTYDFDWIGQIIDRLHQVGIDVDLATGTASPPAWMANDYPESLPVNADGVRLGFGSRQQYCPSSVVYRERSRALAGALAKRFGDHPGVVLWHINNEYACHISECFCSTCRTEFQNWLGKRYGSVEQVNVAWGTDFWSQRYASLEQIDVPKAMPTFPNPSQRLDWRRFSNHQILGCMTGELEAIRKHSAIPITTNFMGGFPKLDYREWAQHLDIITDDHYPDPADPAGAWEIAWQSDVMRGLANGAPWLLMEQTTSAVQWRRRNSPKRPGQYSMWSLQRMAHGSDGILQFQWRQSFRGSETFHGGMVPHAGKASPVWRDVVDLGQTLKNLAPVVGELNSSDIAIVIDWESEWALEVATGPAEHDSPFEGARAWHRTAWELGIATDVVGPNDPLDSYKLVIIPQVFIDRPELAAAAERVAANGGQVVVTAGSAVVDDNLGAILGGYLGSFKDLLGVQVVEHALLTGPDYLASEADTERANQVNRLTRAVGTPAAETWLGLATEHEGLNVILGSIGEQGTDLRGGQWAEHVVATIQAGPTERADRDLPADIVAQGFAVPGLVGDAEIIATFDGRGGGVDLEGMPAITRRKVAAADASAKPGSAWYVATDLDCVSRAAFLRLVTAHARVFPVVAGLPDGVEAQRRGEILFLLNHSDKSVELNGIVGTELISGQQCTGHVVIAPRSTMVVAP is encoded by the coding sequence TTGTCAAAACAAACTGTAGCTTTGTCTAAGAATCCACTGCGTTTAAATGCCCCCGCGTACGGTGGTGACTACAACCCGGAGCAGTGGGATGCCCAGACCTTTGAACGCGATCTGGAACTCATGCTTGAGTCCGGCGTGAACATGGTGTCAATCGGTATTTTCTCTTGGGCAAGGTTGGAGCCTGTTGAAGGCACGTACGACTTTGACTGGATTGGGCAGATCATTGACCGGCTCCACCAGGTAGGGATTGACGTCGATCTCGCAACGGGAACGGCGTCCCCACCTGCGTGGATGGCAAATGACTACCCGGAGTCGCTGCCGGTTAATGCAGACGGTGTGCGGCTAGGTTTTGGGTCGCGCCAGCAGTACTGCCCCTCATCGGTGGTCTACCGGGAGCGGTCCCGGGCTCTAGCCGGGGCGCTCGCCAAACGGTTTGGTGACCACCCGGGTGTTGTTCTGTGGCACATCAACAACGAGTATGCGTGCCATATTTCTGAGTGTTTCTGTAGTACCTGCCGGACCGAGTTCCAAAACTGGTTGGGCAAGCGTTACGGTTCGGTCGAACAGGTAAACGTTGCTTGGGGTACAGACTTCTGGTCCCAGCGCTATGCCTCACTCGAGCAGATCGACGTGCCAAAGGCCATGCCAACGTTCCCCAACCCATCTCAGCGTCTTGACTGGCGCCGGTTCAGCAACCACCAGATTCTGGGTTGTATGACCGGGGAACTGGAAGCGATTCGCAAGCACTCAGCTATCCCAATCACTACCAACTTCATGGGTGGATTTCCCAAGTTAGACTATCGTGAGTGGGCTCAGCACCTAGACATCATTACCGATGACCACTACCCGGACCCAGCAGATCCTGCCGGCGCCTGGGAAATTGCTTGGCAGTCCGATGTCATGCGCGGCCTTGCCAATGGTGCGCCATGGTTACTCATGGAACAAACCACGAGTGCCGTTCAGTGGCGCAGGCGCAACTCACCTAAGCGCCCGGGACAGTATTCCATGTGGTCCTTGCAGCGCATGGCCCACGGTTCTGATGGCATCTTGCAGTTTCAGTGGCGGCAGTCGTTCCGCGGCTCGGAGACCTTCCACGGCGGCATGGTTCCGCATGCGGGTAAGGCCTCTCCGGTGTGGCGCGACGTTGTCGATCTTGGGCAAACGTTAAAGAATCTTGCGCCGGTCGTTGGAGAGTTGAATAGTTCAGATATCGCGATCGTTATTGACTGGGAATCCGAGTGGGCACTTGAAGTGGCCACCGGGCCGGCCGAGCACGACTCTCCGTTTGAAGGAGCGCGTGCCTGGCACCGCACCGCGTGGGAACTGGGCATTGCCACGGACGTGGTTGGTCCCAACGATCCATTAGATTCATACAAACTTGTGATCATTCCCCAAGTCTTCATTGACCGCCCAGAGCTTGCGGCGGCGGCGGAGCGGGTTGCTGCAAATGGCGGTCAAGTGGTTGTTACCGCAGGATCCGCTGTGGTGGACGACAATCTGGGCGCGATCTTGGGCGGTTACCTGGGCTCCTTTAAGGATCTTCTTGGTGTTCAGGTCGTTGAGCACGCGCTGTTGACGGGGCCGGACTATTTGGCCTCGGAAGCTGATACGGAGCGCGCCAACCAGGTAAATCGTCTTACTCGCGCTGTTGGCACCCCGGCGGCGGAAACGTGGCTGGGACTTGCCACCGAGCACGAGGGTTTGAACGTGATCCTCGGTTCGATTGGTGAGCAGGGCACTGACTTGCGCGGCGGACAGTGGGCTGAGCACGTGGTTGCGACAATCCAAGCTGGACCCACGGAGCGCGCTGACCGTGACCTGCCGGCGGACATTGTGGCGCAGGGTTTTGCGGTGCCGGGTCTGGTTGGGGACGCAGAGATCATTGCGACCTTTGACGGCCGTGGTGGTGGAGTAGACCTCGAAGGCATGCCGGCTATTACCCGGCGCAAGGTGGCTGCTGCCGATGCCTCAGCCAAGCCGGGAAGTGCCTGGTACGTGGCAACCGACTTGGATTGCGTATCACGGGCTGCGTTCCTGCGATTGGTTACGGCCCATGCCCGGGTGTTCCCGGTTGTTGCGGGTCTACCGGACGGTGTTGAGGCGCAGCGTCGCGGTGAAATCTTGTTCCTGCTAAACCACTCGGACAAATCTGTCGAGCTCAATGGGATTGTCGGCACGGAGTTGATCTCTGGTCAGCAGTGCACCGGACACGTGGTCATTGCGCCGCGTTCCACCATGGTGGTTGCCCCGTAA
- a CDS encoding carbohydrate ABC transporter permease — MTSALVDEAASTSGQVTRVSKKNRLLNGKPYRPSVDGIPTKSMMPSTTARTLTLVVLVGVLIYFLAPIFWVLVSASKSNSELISSSGFWFADIQYAQNYAKLLEWTQGDFWRWVINSVFYSTTAGVVGTLISVAAGYSLAKFRFRERGATLGFIMAGMLMPVALLTIPLYIVFNSVGLTNTIWAVLIPSCVSPFGVFLGRVYAESSVPTELLEAARLDGASEARIFFTVVLRLLAPAMVTIFLFIFVGTWNNFLLPLMMLNDSSLKPVTLGLYGMMSYFNPQKGAVMLGALLSVLPLIILFLGLQRYWQSGLAAGAVKS, encoded by the coding sequence ATGACTTCTGCACTCGTTGATGAGGCTGCATCTACAAGCGGCCAGGTTACAAGGGTTTCAAAGAAGAATCGGCTGCTGAATGGCAAGCCGTACCGACCATCGGTTGACGGTATTCCTACCAAATCCATGATGCCGTCTACGACAGCTCGCACGCTGACCCTCGTGGTCTTGGTTGGAGTGCTGATCTACTTTCTAGCTCCGATCTTTTGGGTGCTGGTCTCGGCCTCCAAATCCAACTCGGAATTGATTTCAAGTAGTGGGTTCTGGTTTGCAGATATTCAGTACGCGCAAAACTATGCCAAGCTCCTGGAGTGGACACAAGGCGATTTCTGGCGTTGGGTGATCAACTCAGTCTTCTACTCGACCACCGCTGGCGTGGTTGGCACACTGATCTCGGTCGCAGCGGGGTACTCGTTGGCTAAGTTCCGGTTCCGGGAACGGGGCGCAACCCTCGGATTCATCATGGCCGGAATGCTCATGCCCGTCGCTTTGTTGACGATCCCGCTGTACATCGTGTTCAACTCCGTTGGGTTGACCAACACTATTTGGGCAGTTTTGATTCCGTCCTGTGTTTCACCATTTGGGGTCTTCCTAGGGCGGGTATACGCGGAATCCTCGGTGCCAACTGAGCTTCTTGAAGCCGCTCGCCTTGATGGTGCGAGTGAAGCGAGAATTTTCTTCACCGTTGTCCTACGCCTCCTGGCACCGGCAATGGTGACGATCTTCCTGTTCATTTTTGTCGGTACTTGGAATAACTTCCTCCTACCATTGATGATGCTCAACGATTCATCGCTTAAGCCGGTAACGCTTGGGCTGTACGGCATGATGAGCTACTTCAACCCGCAAAAGGGCGCAGTCATGTTGGGGGCACTGCTGAGTGTCTTGCCACTGATCATTCTGTTCTTGGGGCTGCAGCGGTACTGGCAGTCGGGCCTTGCCGCTGGCGCGGTCAAGAGCTGA
- a CDS encoding ABC transporter ATP-binding protein has product MTATMLSGGVCVSQLSKSYGTGESRNLILDQVDLDIQMGEFVSVIGPSGCGKSTLLKAVAGLIGTDGGVVTVDGETVRSAAKKKMIGLVPQSPALLPWRTVLDNVTLPLEINKKANAGRSLRDPKEILNKFGLGDALNRYPAQLSGGMQQRVAIARAFAFDPSVLLMDEPFSALDEMNRDKQRMGLLEFWQSNRKAVLFVTHSVPEAIILSDRIVVMAAHPGRISEIIPVNLPRPRDESLYATDEYRDLEARVRDSLHKVMAVDHA; this is encoded by the coding sequence ATGACTGCAACAATGCTGAGTGGGGGAGTTTGCGTTTCCCAACTTTCCAAGTCGTATGGCACGGGAGAGTCTCGCAACTTGATTCTGGATCAGGTTGACTTAGACATCCAAATGGGTGAATTTGTTTCCGTGATTGGCCCCAGTGGGTGTGGCAAGTCCACGCTACTGAAAGCCGTTGCGGGTCTGATTGGAACCGATGGTGGCGTGGTCACCGTCGACGGTGAGACCGTGCGCTCCGCGGCCAAGAAGAAGATGATTGGTCTGGTCCCGCAATCTCCGGCCCTGTTGCCCTGGCGCACCGTGTTGGACAACGTCACCTTGCCACTTGAGATCAACAAGAAGGCCAATGCCGGCCGGTCGTTGCGTGATCCCAAGGAGATCTTGAACAAGTTTGGTTTGGGAGATGCGCTCAATCGCTACCCGGCCCAGCTTTCCGGTGGTATGCAGCAGCGTGTTGCGATTGCCCGCGCATTTGCATTCGATCCATCCGTGTTGCTCATGGATGAGCCATTCTCCGCGCTAGATGAGATGAACCGAGACAAGCAGCGGATGGGTTTGCTTGAGTTCTGGCAGTCCAACCGTAAGGCCGTCCTTTTTGTTACGCACTCGGTGCCGGAAGCGATTATTCTCTCCGACCGGATCGTCGTGATGGCCGCGCACCCGGGCCGGATCTCGGAAATTATTCCGGTTAACCTGCCGCGTCCGCGCGACGAGTCGCTCTACGCAACCGATGAATACCGAGACCTAGAAGCCCGGGTTCGGGATTCCCTACACAAGGTTATGGCGGTCGACCATGCTTAA
- a CDS encoding ABC transporter substrate-binding protein has translation MSKTSFWGTKRSGMLTVLVASSFALSACGAGEPAAGAGTGGDGAEQTACERNEAAGKITYISGYGYSASAGQLDVFLAKELGYFDELCLDVEINASGANGQQLVAAGQAQFTALGSASDVMLSAANSRNLTAIATYGDTSPFSLFANEKIESLKDLEGGTLGYFINITPIALATLDAADVDVDKVELVKMTNYDPTVVPRGQVDAIVGYASNQPQTLKAMGEPFNEFLPSDLDVDGTYNVMEVNSQFLKENREVAGDFMRASLKALNYCLENDDECLGMLSDLAKENNQGDAFPIEQLERTWAVESDWVRASSMGAPGVQTQAAWEPEFEIVKQFGGIDEIPPLTEIMDVDLVADLYDGDTLIWPGDK, from the coding sequence ATGTCGAAGACTTCTTTTTGGGGAACAAAGCGTTCTGGAATGCTTACTGTTCTCGTTGCATCTTCCTTCGCACTCAGCGCATGTGGCGCTGGTGAACCGGCAGCAGGAGCGGGTACGGGCGGCGATGGCGCTGAACAAACCGCATGTGAACGAAATGAAGCAGCTGGGAAAATTACCTACATCTCCGGTTACGGCTATTCCGCGAGCGCTGGTCAATTGGACGTATTCCTCGCCAAGGAACTTGGCTACTTTGATGAACTTTGCCTCGATGTGGAGATTAATGCCTCGGGAGCCAACGGCCAGCAGCTGGTTGCGGCCGGGCAGGCACAGTTTACGGCGTTAGGTTCTGCCTCTGATGTGATGCTCTCAGCTGCCAACAGCCGTAATCTAACGGCAATTGCTACTTACGGTGACACCTCGCCGTTCTCCTTATTCGCTAATGAGAAGATCGAGTCTCTCAAGGACCTAGAGGGTGGAACCCTTGGGTACTTCATCAACATCACGCCGATCGCCCTAGCCACCTTGGACGCAGCCGATGTTGACGTGGACAAAGTTGAACTCGTCAAAATGACTAACTACGACCCAACCGTGGTGCCACGTGGTCAGGTTGACGCGATCGTTGGTTATGCATCCAACCAGCCGCAAACGCTCAAGGCAATGGGAGAGCCGTTCAACGAGTTCCTGCCAAGTGACTTAGACGTTGACGGTACGTACAACGTCATGGAAGTTAACTCGCAGTTTTTGAAAGAAAACCGGGAAGTCGCCGGTGACTTTATGAGGGCCAGCCTCAAGGCGCTGAACTACTGCCTCGAAAACGATGATGAGTGCCTGGGCATGCTGTCCGATTTGGCCAAGGAAAACAACCAGGGCGATGCCTTCCCGATCGAGCAGCTTGAACGCACGTGGGCGGTTGAATCCGATTGGGTTCGGGCTAGCTCGATGGGTGCACCCGGAGTACAAACCCAGGCAGCTTGGGAGCCGGAGTTCGAGATTGTGAAGCAGTTTGGTGGCATCGATGAGATTCCACCATTGACCGAAATCATGGACGTTGACCTCGTTGCGGACCTGTATGACGGTGACACCCTTATCTGGCCGGGAGACAAGTAA
- a CDS encoding LacI family DNA-binding transcriptional regulator, translating to MSKNNETSKPATMQDVAKVAGVSRGTVSRYVRKNGYVSQDAAEAIESAIVATKFVPNAVARTLAGFPSRNVALVVHEDASLFAQDPNLMGMMIGARRRLQENDYQLLIIIENETESTERLQRTLTSGLVDGVMVAAPKTEDPLAEVVRDSGLPAVYVGQDESFGDLPVVDVDNRDGARRATKFLVDAQVKRAAHIAGPIETYAALQRAEGFHDALGASYRESLVVYSRDWSVAAGAEAMRTLLEKDPEIDGLFAGCDSIAIGAINELRRAGRKVPQDVRVIGFDDSPWATSHRPALTTISQPAEVLGEEMAEMVLRQLRGEDMRGAVVLVPIKLVQRESA from the coding sequence TTGTCCAAGAATAACGAGACGTCGAAGCCAGCGACCATGCAGGATGTGGCCAAGGTTGCAGGGGTTTCCAGAGGTACGGTCTCAAGGTATGTCCGCAAGAACGGGTATGTCTCGCAAGATGCTGCTGAGGCGATTGAATCCGCAATCGTAGCAACCAAATTTGTGCCCAATGCGGTGGCTCGAACCCTGGCTGGGTTCCCCTCTCGTAACGTCGCACTGGTGGTCCATGAGGACGCATCGCTATTTGCCCAGGACCCTAACTTGATGGGGATGATGATCGGTGCACGGCGCAGGCTGCAAGAGAACGACTACCAACTTCTGATCATCATAGAGAATGAGACAGAGAGTACTGAACGTCTGCAGCGGACGCTTACGAGCGGTTTGGTAGACGGGGTCATGGTTGCGGCCCCTAAAACAGAGGATCCGCTGGCTGAGGTAGTGCGGGACTCGGGGCTGCCAGCCGTATATGTAGGGCAAGACGAGAGTTTTGGAGACTTGCCGGTTGTCGATGTTGATAACCGTGACGGCGCGCGGCGCGCTACCAAGTTCCTTGTTGACGCGCAGGTAAAGCGCGCTGCACATATCGCTGGGCCGATTGAGACGTACGCTGCCCTGCAGCGCGCTGAGGGATTTCACGATGCCCTTGGTGCGTCTTATCGTGAAAGCTTGGTGGTCTATAGTCGTGACTGGAGTGTGGCTGCGGGTGCGGAAGCGATGCGGACATTGTTGGAGAAAGACCCCGAGATCGACGGTCTTTTTGCAGGGTGTGACTCGATTGCTATTGGCGCAATAAATGAGCTACGCCGTGCAGGACGTAAGGTCCCTCAGGATGTGAGGGTCATTGGTTTTGATGACTCCCCGTGGGCGACCTCGCACAGGCCTGCGTTGACTACGATTTCTCAGCCTGCTGAGGTATTGGGTGAGGAAATGGCAGAGATGGTGCTGCGCCAATTGCGCGGCGAGGATATGCGGGGTGCCGTGGTGCTGGTTCCCATTAAGTTAGTGCAGCGCGAATCTGCATAA
- a CDS encoding 2,3-butanediol dehydrogenase, producing MKAIRYYGKEDVRLDEIDEPQVRPGTVKIKPAWTGVCGSDLHLYFDGVMPPAPSATEPHPATHETLPVGFGHEFSGTVIEVGEGVTRLAVGDNVAVEPLLVCDECPACKSGNYNICAKMGFIGISGGGGGMSEAVIVGERWAHKVGDMPLDEAALIEPLAVAVHAARRVDVKAGEVALIGGAGPIGLLTAAVLKTRGIITIVSEVSQARRDIAKQLGVADHLINPMEQDVIETVYGLTEGAGAAAAFDCAGVQPVFDALLGSLRARGHLQVVALYTESPKLNYPVMLYKEAMITASQGYAHSYPEAIELVASGKIDLAPYITARVSADNIATEGYEFLQNNKETQVKVIAKMD from the coding sequence ATGAAGGCCATCCGTTACTACGGTAAAGAAGATGTTCGGCTTGATGAGATTGATGAGCCTCAGGTTCGTCCGGGCACGGTCAAAATCAAGCCGGCATGGACCGGAGTGTGCGGGTCTGACCTGCACCTGTATTTCGATGGCGTGATGCCTCCGGCTCCAAGTGCAACTGAGCCGCACCCGGCCACACATGAGACATTGCCGGTTGGATTTGGTCACGAGTTCTCCGGAACGGTCATTGAGGTAGGCGAGGGAGTGACTAGGCTTGCCGTTGGGGATAACGTTGCCGTTGAGCCGCTTCTGGTGTGTGATGAGTGCCCCGCTTGTAAATCTGGTAATTACAATATCTGCGCCAAGATGGGGTTCATTGGGATCTCTGGCGGCGGCGGTGGTATGTCCGAGGCGGTTATCGTTGGGGAGCGATGGGCGCACAAGGTCGGTGACATGCCGCTGGACGAGGCAGCGCTCATTGAGCCGCTCGCGGTTGCGGTTCACGCGGCTCGCCGGGTAGATGTCAAGGCTGGCGAGGTTGCCTTGATCGGAGGTGCTGGTCCGATTGGGTTGCTGACGGCTGCGGTCCTCAAGACTCGAGGGATCATCACCATTGTGTCTGAGGTTTCTCAGGCACGCCGCGACATTGCCAAGCAGTTAGGGGTGGCTGACCACTTGATTAACCCCATGGAGCAGGACGTTATTGAGACCGTATACGGCCTTACTGAGGGGGCCGGGGCGGCTGCGGCATTTGACTGCGCTGGAGTACAACCGGTTTTCGATGCCTTGCTTGGCTCCCTGCGAGCCCGCGGTCACCTGCAGGTAGTGGCGTTGTACACGGAATCGCCAAAGCTAAATTACCCAGTCATGCTCTATAAAGAAGCGATGATCACCGCTTCCCAGGGGTATGCTCACTCCTATCCGGAGGCCATCGAGTTGGTGGCGTCCGGGAAAATTGACTTGGCACCGTACATTACTGCGCGGGTGAGTGCGGACAATATTGCAACCGAAGGCTACGAGTTCCTGCAAAATAACAAGGAGACTCAGGTCAAGGTCATTGCCAAGATGGACTAG
- a CDS encoding sugar ABC transporter permease — MATQQLPPSGAKTPAKLVATRGRAEAKEARSGRLFVAPFLIMFTVVFLIPMIVAIRQSFFTKKAAGGGLFGGGEAVDVFVGLENYAAVVTDTRFWAGIGRVVGYAAFQIPVMILMALALALVLDSFLTRHVTIYRLGFFLPYAVPGIVAAMVWMYMYTPEISPIVKGLSALGLDVNFMGENMILLSMANMTTWTFTGYNMLIFLAALQAIPHDLYEAARLDGATGFQVTTKIKVPMVRGAALLTVLLSIIGTIQLFNEPTVMATVNPWMGNDYTPMMMAYNTMLGQISPGGDGPASAISIVMALIAGGLAVVYALLQRKKD, encoded by the coding sequence GTGGCAACTCAACAATTACCTCCCAGTGGAGCGAAGACGCCCGCCAAATTGGTAGCCACGCGCGGGCGCGCGGAAGCAAAAGAAGCTCGAAGCGGCAGGCTCTTTGTAGCCCCCTTCCTGATCATGTTTACCGTGGTCTTCCTCATCCCCATGATCGTTGCGATTCGTCAGTCGTTCTTCACCAAGAAGGCCGCCGGCGGCGGTTTGTTCGGTGGTGGTGAAGCGGTCGATGTCTTTGTTGGCCTTGAGAACTACGCTGCCGTTGTCACGGACACCCGGTTCTGGGCAGGCATTGGCCGCGTTGTTGGCTACGCTGCCTTCCAGATCCCGGTCATGATCTTGATGGCCCTCGCGCTTGCCTTGGTCCTAGATTCCTTTTTGACCCGCCATGTCACGATCTACCGCCTCGGGTTCTTCCTGCCGTATGCCGTGCCAGGAATTGTGGCAGCGATGGTCTGGATGTACATGTACACCCCTGAAATCTCGCCCATTGTGAAGGGACTGTCCGCGTTGGGGCTCGACGTCAACTTCATGGGTGAGAACATGATCCTGTTATCCATGGCCAACATGACTACGTGGACCTTCACCGGCTACAATATGTTAATTTTCTTGGCCGCATTGCAGGCTATTCCGCATGATCTATACGAGGCCGCCCGACTCGATGGAGCAACGGGTTTCCAAGTCACCACGAAGATCAAGGTCCCGATGGTACGTGGAGCAGCTCTTTTGACCGTGCTGCTGTCGATTATTGGAACCATCCAACTCTTTAATGAGCCCACAGTAATGGCAACGGTGAACCCTTGGATGGGTAATGACTACACACCAATGATGATGGCTTACAACACCATGCTGGGACAGATTTCCCCGGGCGGAGATGGGCCGGCTTCCGCAATTTCAATTGTGATGGCTTTGATCGCCGGTGGACTCGCTGTTGTGTACGCACTCCTGCAAAGGAAAAAAGACTAA